The Aeromicrobium senzhongii genome includes a window with the following:
- a CDS encoding hydroxyacid-oxoacid transhydrogenase encodes MFAPSQPESIFTYGAPALKFGPGARHEIAHDLGRFAASRVLVVTDPGVAATGAPQELADRIEATGVEAIVFDGTRIEPTDASLNTAIDFARSHGPFDVVIAFGGGSSIDTAKAVNLLLTNEGELMDYVNVPVGRGQAPAKPLLPLIAVPTTTGTGSESTTICVLDVVAQHVKTGISHAALRPTYAVVDPELTITQPAGVTAASGLDILCHALESYTARPFTSYEAKAPQERVPYCGSNPIADLWAEKALTLMSTAFREAVRHGDDVAAREQMAMAATFAGLGFGNAGVHIPHANAYPIAGQVGDFHPDDYPKPDGTTGHGLVPHGMAVSMTAPAAFRFTFEAAPDRHVRAARLLDPDAVMTDDPAELLPTVLTAVMRDVGVPSGLAELGFGESDLPSLAEGTLKQQRLLATAPREVTEDDVVTILSGSVELW; translated from the coding sequence CACGAGATCGCGCACGACCTCGGTCGATTCGCCGCGAGCCGGGTCCTGGTGGTGACGGACCCGGGGGTCGCGGCCACGGGCGCGCCCCAGGAGCTCGCCGACCGCATCGAGGCGACAGGCGTCGAGGCCATCGTGTTCGACGGCACTCGCATCGAGCCGACGGACGCCAGCCTCAACACGGCCATCGACTTCGCCCGCTCCCACGGCCCGTTCGACGTCGTGATCGCGTTCGGCGGAGGCAGCAGCATCGACACCGCCAAGGCGGTCAACCTGCTGCTGACCAACGAGGGCGAGCTGATGGACTACGTCAACGTCCCGGTCGGCCGTGGGCAGGCGCCGGCCAAGCCGTTGCTGCCGCTCATCGCCGTCCCCACCACGACGGGCACGGGCAGCGAGAGCACGACCATCTGCGTGCTGGACGTCGTGGCGCAGCACGTGAAGACCGGCATCTCGCACGCCGCGCTGCGTCCGACGTACGCGGTGGTCGACCCCGAGCTCACGATCACGCAGCCGGCGGGGGTCACGGCCGCATCGGGGCTGGACATCCTGTGCCACGCGCTCGAGAGCTACACGGCGCGCCCCTTCACCTCGTACGAGGCCAAGGCCCCGCAGGAGCGGGTGCCGTACTGCGGCTCCAACCCCATCGCCGACCTGTGGGCCGAGAAGGCGTTGACCCTCATGAGCACGGCGTTCCGCGAGGCGGTCCGTCACGGGGACGACGTGGCCGCGCGGGAGCAGATGGCGATGGCGGCGACCTTCGCCGGTCTGGGGTTCGGCAACGCCGGAGTGCACATCCCGCACGCCAACGCCTACCCGATCGCCGGCCAGGTGGGCGACTTCCACCCGGACGACTACCCGAAGCCCGACGGCACCACGGGCCACGGCCTGGTGCCCCACGGCATGGCCGTCTCGATGACCGCGCCGGCGGCGTTCCGCTTCACGTTCGAGGCGGCGCCGGACCGGCACGTGCGTGCGGCCCGGCTGCTGGACCCGGACGCCGTCATGACCGACGATCCGGCCGAGCTGCTGCCGACGGTGCTCACGGCGGTGATGCGCGACGTGGGCGTCCCGTCCGGGCTCGCCGAGCTCGGGTTCGGCGAGTCCGACCTGCCGTCGCTGGCCGAGGGCACTCTGAAGCAGCAGCGCCTGCTGGCGACCGCTCCCCGCGAGGTGACGGAGGACGACGTCGTCACGATCCTGTCCGGCTCGGTCGAGCTGTGGTGA
- a CDS encoding GntR family transcriptional regulator produces the protein MTARPTAADRVFALLRERIVGGDLAAGSQHSIYRLSEQLDVSRTPVREAVLRLADLGLVEVERNRGIRIRGVTVADVREVFELRLLLEVPAAAAAARRADAILRSALVTNIEVTREHARAGREADFTRVDRDFHALIASASQNTRLEAEVARLRDSIQARGVSTFGRSRPLAEVVAEHAPVADAIGRGEPEQAAGAMADHLEHTGTLLMGQVAARDEVVDRRWAAPVRAAVAAAGSSMLLTDDSDEGPR, from the coding sequence GTGACGGCACGTCCCACCGCGGCCGACCGGGTGTTCGCGCTGCTGCGCGAGCGCATCGTCGGCGGCGACCTGGCCGCGGGCTCGCAGCACTCGATCTACCGGCTGTCCGAACAGCTGGACGTGTCGCGCACGCCGGTGCGTGAGGCGGTGCTGCGTCTGGCGGACCTGGGCCTCGTGGAGGTCGAGCGCAACCGGGGCATCCGCATCCGCGGCGTGACGGTTGCCGACGTCCGTGAGGTCTTCGAGCTGCGGCTCCTGCTGGAGGTGCCGGCCGCCGCGGCCGCCGCCCGTCGCGCGGACGCGATCCTGCGCTCCGCGCTGGTCACGAACATCGAGGTCACGCGTGAGCACGCGCGGGCCGGCCGCGAGGCCGACTTCACTCGGGTCGACCGGGACTTCCACGCCTTGATCGCCTCCGCGTCGCAGAACACCCGGCTCGAGGCCGAAGTGGCGCGGCTGCGCGACTCGATCCAGGCACGCGGGGTCTCGACGTTCGGTCGCTCGCGCCCCCTGGCCGAGGTCGTCGCCGAGCACGCGCCCGTGGCCGATGCCATCGGGCGGGGCGAGCCCGAGCAGGCCGCCGGTGCGATGGCCGATCACCTCGAGCACACCGGCACCCTGCTGATGGGACAGGTGGCGGCTCGCGACGAGGTCGTCGATCGCCGGTGGGCCGCGCCGGTGCGTGCAGCGGTCGCGGCAGCAGGCAGTAGCATGCTACTGACGGACGACTCTGACGAAGGACCGCGATGA
- a CDS encoding FAD-binding and (Fe-S)-binding domain-containing protein: MTTPGLDDRLDTTGDVVAALERAGVRDVDSSSLARALYSSDASLYRVEPTVVVRPHDLDEVHAVVEACRTTGTPLTSRGAGTSIAGNAVGTGVVLDFSRHMNRILAIDEATRTAEVQPGVVHAALQRVAAPLGLRYGPDPSTHTRCTVGGMIGNNACGNRALGYGRSADNVAALDLLTMAGERFQVGRDVAVTSDRLQGLRSLVGANLSTVRTEFGRFGRQVSGYSLEHLLPERGFDVASFMAGTEGTLAVTLGATVDLVQDAPVRHLVVLSFASMAEAADHVPAILPFEPIACEGLGGRIVEVYRAAHGVSSVPDLPNGDGFLYVELAGDDAAELRARADRVVRASGALGHRHVTSPIEQSVLWRIREEGAGLASRAWDRPALAGWEDAAVPPEHLGVYLREFEDLLAQHDLHGTLFGHFGDGCVHVRIDFPLDAPDGHRGFRSFLTDAATLAASHGGSFSGEHGDGRARSELLPLMYSPEAIGLFEQVKHVFDPEDLLNPGVLVRPRPLDADLRTLGAGWPAGLPGTRKGLKLLHDHGDFGAAVHRCTGVGKCLAAPAAGVMCPSFQATRNEKDSTRGRSRVLQEMVDGRLVGQGWSSPEVHEALDLCLSCKGCLGDCPTGVDMASYKSEVLHQTYRGRLRPRSHYILGRLPMWARLGAPLARLSNMALRLPGIAHLARWVAGIDQRRNIPAFAPRTFSREMADREPAVGGDPVLVWADSFTEYFSTEAGRAAVRLLEAAGYEVRFLERQQCCGLTWISTGQLDHAAKLAGAAVEQLHPFVAQGIPVVGLEPSCLAVLRTDAVELVDDPRAAEVARGVFTLAELLRDREQLEVPDLTGRTLVVQPHCHQSSVMGFDADLQLLARTGATVKRVGGCCGLAGNFGVEKGHYEVSVAVSELQLMPAVREAGPDAIVVADGFSCRTQLEDLADVRAVHLAQLLLGER; encoded by the coding sequence ATGACCACGCCCGGCCTGGACGACCGCCTCGACACCACCGGTGACGTCGTGGCGGCACTCGAGCGAGCCGGCGTGCGCGACGTCGACTCCTCCTCGCTGGCGCGGGCGCTCTACAGCTCGGACGCCTCGCTCTACCGCGTCGAGCCGACCGTCGTGGTGCGACCGCACGACCTCGACGAGGTCCACGCCGTGGTCGAGGCGTGCCGGACGACGGGAACGCCGCTGACGTCGCGCGGCGCCGGAACCTCGATCGCCGGAAACGCGGTCGGTACAGGTGTCGTGCTGGACTTCTCGCGCCACATGAACCGGATCCTCGCGATCGACGAGGCGACCCGCACGGCCGAGGTGCAGCCCGGCGTCGTGCACGCCGCCCTGCAGCGCGTGGCCGCGCCGCTCGGGCTGCGTTACGGACCCGACCCCTCGACCCACACCCGATGCACCGTCGGCGGCATGATCGGCAATAACGCCTGCGGCAACCGGGCTCTCGGGTACGGCCGCAGCGCCGACAACGTGGCCGCGCTCGACCTGCTGACGATGGCGGGGGAGCGGTTCCAGGTCGGCCGGGACGTGGCGGTGACGTCCGACCGTCTCCAGGGACTGCGCTCGCTGGTCGGTGCCAACCTCTCGACCGTGCGCACCGAGTTCGGGCGGTTCGGCCGCCAGGTCTCGGGCTACAGCCTCGAGCACCTGCTGCCCGAGCGGGGCTTCGACGTCGCCTCGTTCATGGCCGGCACCGAGGGGACGCTCGCCGTCACCCTGGGAGCGACCGTCGACCTCGTGCAGGACGCGCCGGTGCGCCACCTCGTGGTGCTGTCCTTCGCGTCCATGGCCGAGGCCGCCGACCACGTCCCCGCGATCCTGCCCTTCGAGCCGATCGCCTGCGAGGGACTGGGCGGGCGCATCGTCGAGGTCTACCGAGCGGCTCACGGCGTCTCCTCGGTCCCCGACCTGCCGAACGGCGACGGGTTCCTCTACGTCGAGCTGGCCGGTGACGACGCCGCCGAGCTGCGCGCACGGGCCGACCGGGTCGTCCGTGCATCGGGCGCCCTGGGGCACCGGCACGTCACGTCGCCGATCGAGCAGTCGGTGCTGTGGCGGATCCGCGAGGAGGGTGCCGGACTCGCCTCGCGTGCGTGGGACCGTCCGGCGCTGGCCGGCTGGGAGGACGCCGCGGTCCCGCCCGAGCACCTCGGTGTCTACCTGCGCGAGTTCGAGGACCTGCTCGCCCAGCACGACCTGCACGGCACCCTCTTCGGTCACTTCGGTGACGGCTGTGTGCACGTGCGCATCGACTTCCCCCTGGACGCGCCGGACGGGCACCGGGGGTTCCGCTCCTTCCTCACCGACGCGGCGACGCTGGCGGCCTCGCACGGCGGATCGTTCTCGGGGGAGCACGGCGACGGTCGGGCCCGCTCCGAGCTGTTGCCGCTGATGTACTCGCCCGAGGCCATCGGCCTGTTCGAGCAGGTCAAGCACGTCTTCGATCCCGAGGACCTGCTGAACCCCGGCGTGCTGGTCCGTCCGCGTCCCCTCGACGCCGACCTGCGCACGCTGGGCGCGGGCTGGCCCGCAGGTCTGCCGGGAACTCGCAAGGGACTGAAGCTGCTGCACGACCACGGCGACTTCGGTGCCGCCGTGCACCGCTGCACGGGTGTCGGCAAGTGTCTGGCCGCGCCCGCCGCGGGGGTCATGTGCCCGTCGTTCCAGGCGACCCGCAACGAGAAGGACTCCACCCGGGGTCGCTCGCGGGTCCTGCAGGAGATGGTCGACGGCCGCCTCGTCGGTCAGGGCTGGTCGAGTCCCGAGGTGCACGAGGCGCTCGACCTGTGCCTGTCGTGCAAGGGCTGCCTGGGCGACTGCCCCACCGGGGTGGACATGGCCAGCTACAAGTCCGAGGTCCTGCACCAGACGTACCGGGGCCGACTGCGTCCGCGCAGCCACTACATCCTTGGTCGCCTGCCGATGTGGGCCCGCCTCGGTGCCCCGCTGGCGCGGCTGTCGAACATGGCCCTGCGCCTGCCCGGGATCGCTCACCTGGCGCGCTGGGTCGCGGGCATCGACCAGCGTCGCAACATCCCGGCGTTCGCGCCGCGGACGTTCTCGCGCGAGATGGCCGACCGCGAGCCGGCCGTCGGCGGTGATCCGGTGCTGGTCTGGGCCGACTCGTTCACCGAGTACTTCTCCACCGAAGCCGGTCGCGCCGCGGTGCGGCTGCTCGAGGCCGCCGGGTACGAGGTGCGATTCCTCGAGCGGCAGCAGTGCTGCGGCCTGACGTGGATCTCGACCGGCCAGCTCGATCACGCCGCGAAGCTGGCCGGTGCGGCGGTCGAGCAGCTGCACCCGTTCGTCGCGCAAGGCATCCCCGTGGTCGGTCTGGAGCCGTCGTGCCTGGCCGTCCTGCGCACCGACGCCGTCGAGCTGGTCGACGACCCCCGGGCCGCCGAGGTCGCCCGCGGGGTCTTCACGCTGGCCGAGCTGCTGCGTGACCGGGAGCAGCTCGAGGTGCCCGACCTCACGGGCCGCACCCTGGTCGTGCAGCCGCACTGCCACCAGTCGTCCGTGATGGGCTTCGACGCCGATCTCCAGCTGCTCGCGCGTACGGGCGCGACGGTCAAGCGGGTGGGCGGTTGCTGCGGACTGGCGGGCAACTTCGGGGTGGAGAAGGGGCACTACGAGGTGTCGGTGGCCGTCTCCGAGCTGCAGCTCATGCCCGCCGTGCGCGAGGCCGGGCCGGACGCGATCGTCGTGGCGGACGGCTTCAGCTGCCGCACGCAGCTCGAGGACCTCGCCGACGTCCGGGCCGTCCACCTGGCTCAGCTCCTGCTGGGGGAGCGCTGA
- a CDS encoding maleylpyruvate isomerase family mycothiol-dependent enzyme: MTAAPGWTTADLVTHLGAIRRWAAAIVLSGRRIADEPAVTATEPLDEWYAGTATALIAALQAVDPDEPVPNFARIDEVAAFWPRRQLHETCIHRVDLLQACGRPEHTWDVDPEVAADGIAEAIRVFGRRMTDRGRRPHVDAPIRLVATDLDRTWIVAPDEDDPQAAPRLVQREIDVEGEAVGTATDLYLAVWGRAPASTVAPSGAAEAWLAGPRVC, translated from the coding sequence GTGACCGCCGCTCCGGGGTGGACGACCGCGGACCTGGTCACGCACTTGGGCGCCATCCGCCGGTGGGCCGCCGCCATCGTGCTGTCGGGACGGCGGATCGCCGATGAGCCGGCCGTGACGGCGACCGAGCCGCTCGACGAGTGGTACGCCGGGACGGCGACCGCCCTCATCGCCGCGCTCCAGGCCGTCGACCCCGATGAGCCGGTGCCCAACTTCGCGCGCATCGACGAGGTGGCGGCCTTCTGGCCCCGACGACAGCTGCACGAGACCTGCATCCACCGCGTCGACCTGCTGCAGGCGTGCGGGCGACCCGAGCACACGTGGGACGTCGACCCCGAGGTGGCCGCCGACGGCATCGCCGAGGCGATCCGGGTCTTCGGCCGGCGGATGACCGACCGCGGCCGGCGCCCCCACGTGGACGCGCCGATCCGTCTCGTCGCCACGGACCTGGACCGCACCTGGATCGTGGCCCCGGACGAGGACGACCCCCAAGCCGCGCCGCGCCTGGTGCAGCGCGAGATCGACGTCGAGGGGGAGGCCGTGGGCACGGCCACCGACCTCTACCTCGCCGTGTGGGGGAGGGCGCCTGCGTCCACCGTCGCTCCGTCGGGCGCCGCCGAGGCGTGGTTGGCCGGCCCCCGCGTGTGCTGA